AGAATCTACAATGAAATCAAACGAGCATACCAAGGCCGAGGAGAACACCCATCAAAATCGTGGATACTTCTCTGAGAAAGCAACTAAATTTGGTCGTCTTGTTGACGAATATCCAGAAAGCACGCAAAATGTCGCTCCTGCTGTGATGTACCCTATGCACGCGTGGCGCATTCAAACGGAGCAATATTCACCGGTTCTCCAGAACTTACATACGGTTCGTCGTGAACATTACCTGGAACCTGCACAGAAATGGATACGATATCCTGGCAAAATCTCTATAGCATTTCCAGTACAAACTATCAAACCGAAGGTCCAACTCGTACACGACATCATCCCCGGACAATTGCCCAGGGAAGTTGAGGTGGATCGACGACGGAGGAAGTATGCCAAAATGAATATTCAGGATCTACTAGGAGAGGCTGGGATCGACAACTATCGACTGACTCCTGTTCATGTTCTGGATACTGTTGCGCCAATGCTTGAGAAAAACCTGAGTATATTTCACAGGTGTTGTTTGTTTCCGCTTGAATGGTTTGACAATCAGGACTTTGATCCAATGACTCCACACGAGTGGCTTCAACTGGGTTACGTAGATGGTCTTCGGCATCCAATACCCGCTGAAGCTTTTCTGCCGAATCGGTTCATTCAGGATAGTCCTCgaaggaaaaatatttttatggcATTCCAGTCTAATGAGCCACAAGACGTGTCCTCAATGAGTGTGATGCAACAAGAAAACGCAAAAATCAAGAACCATTTGTACACCTGGACAAAAGTCGCTGTGAAGAACTATGATCCTGCGGCAGACAAGTGGATAGTAACTGACTTAGCTACAACCAAAAATTACAAGATTCCGAGGATTTACCTAATGTTCACTGCAGAGAATCCGCAGGAGTTTGTGAAAAGGATTAGGTATGCAGTGGATCTCAGGGATAAATGTGAACGAACTCTTAAATTTGAGGTAATTGTGGATTGTCTTCAGTTGACAGGTTTGCCAAAACTTCAGCCTGCAATGCTCAAGAGGATGTACAAGTTAGCCAAGAACACGATCAGGGATCCAAACAAGGAATGGTTGGACGATCTTGAATTGCAGGTAAACCTGATGCATCAACGGGTTCACGCTGCCATGGACTTCAAGGATAACGTTCTGAAGAATCCTGAGGAATTCTTTTTTGTACAAATTCCAGAAAATACTTGTACGATGTATAGGCCTTCGGTTGAGAGTGTTGGGAAAGAGAAGTTCAGCGAACTCCTTCTATTGTTGAAACAGAACACAATATTCTATGTACAACAGTCAATTAGCGCCATGTATAAGGTCGCATCTGAATGCGAGACCATCGAAAAGCAGTCCCTGTTTATGCTCTCGACGGGTAAGACGACAACTTTGAAGGACTTTGTGTCGACCCAGCAGTATACCTGCAATACTGTTTCGAAATATCTGAAAGGATTCTGGTTGGAAAACATGACTGGCCAGATTTGCATGCGATTACGGGGTGTAGGAAAGGGATGGCTCGATTTGACCATTCGTGACTGGGGAGTTTATAAGGTGTCAAAGATATACAGATTTCTGCGCCAGGTCAAATTCAGGATGCAAGACGCCCTACATAGGTTTCTTGAACGGTCGATTTTGGGTTATTGTAAATTTTTGGGTGATCCATGCGAAACTATTATGGAAGGTGTTGAAGAGCCTTTTGAATGGATATACCCGTTCAATGTTAGTCCATTTAAGCCAAAAACTTCACACATTTTCTTTCTGACACTAATGATGAGCGAAAAAGGAGCTTATTATTCGACTGATCCTGATGATTTCCGCCCAGCGATTATTGACGTTTTGGATGAAGCTCTGTTGCAGTGTTGCGGGATTCATCAAGTAGATCCTAACGTCATGTCTTCTTTGGTCTTCCAGAATGATTTGTACCTGCAAAGCGTGGTCCTTGTGGAGGATCTGATTGAGGAGTTCCGTGAAAAGTTGATAATCATGTACGATCGTGCAACGGTACCTCTTAAAGCATATGCTGACAAGTTTGAAGAGTTTTTACCCTTGTACCTAATGAATGTTGCAGACTACGTGAAGGATTTTTTCGGGACAGAAAAGACACCTTATGAAGTCAAGGAGGAGGTCCTTAGTCAGGTTCGTCTTCGTGATCAGCATGAAAACGACCTGCCGAAGACAATCGTAATTGGACCATTCTTGATTAACGTGGATCCCTTGAAACAGTTGTTGGTTAACAAAAGGaaggaaataataaagaaaCACCTGGAAACCTACACCGAAAAACTCCGTAAGAAAACTGAGACTTTGATCGGTCAGCTAGAACAGATAATGATGAAAGTCTCTGAGAAGGCAATGTCCATTGAGCATATGCTGGC
The window above is part of the Hermetia illucens chromosome 3, iHerIll2.2.curated.20191125, whole genome shotgun sequence genome. Proteins encoded here:
- the LOC119651759 gene encoding dynein heavy chain 1, axonemal, translating into MKSNEHTKAEENTHQNRGYFSEKATKFGRLVDEYPESTQNVAPAVMYPMHAWRIQTEQYSPVLQNLHTVRREHYLEPAQKWIRYPGKISIAFPVQTIKPKVQLVHDIIPGQLPREVEVDRRRRKYAKMNIQDLLGEAGIDNYRLTPVHVLDTVAPMLEKNLSIFHRCCLFPLEWFDNQDFDPMTPHEWLQLGYVDGLRHPIPAEAFLPNRFIQDSPRRKNIFMAFQSNEPQDVSSMSVMQQENAKIKNHLYTWTKVAVKNYDPAADKWIVTDLATTKNYKIPRIYLMFTAENPQEFVKRIRYAVDLRDKCERTLKFEVIVDCLQLTGLPKLQPAMLKRMYKLAKNTIRDPNKEWLDDLELQVNLMHQRVHAAMDFKDNVLKNPEEFFFVQIPENTCTMYRPSVESVGKEKFSELLLLLKQNTIFYVQQSISAMYKVASECETIEKQSLFMLSTGKTTTLKDFVSTQQYTCNTVSKYLKGFWLENMTGQICMRLRGVGKGWLDLTIRDWGVYKVSKIYRFLRQVKFRMQDALHRFLERSILGYCKFLGDPCETIMEGVEEPFEWIYPFNVSPFKPKTSHIFFLTLMMSEKGAYYSTDPDDFRPAIIDVLDEALLQCCGIHQVDPNVMSSLVFQNDLYLQSVVLVEDLIEEFREKLIIMYDRATVPLKAYADKFEEFLPLYLMNVADYVKDFFGTEKTPYEVKEEVLSQVRLRDQHENDLPKTIVIGPFLINVDPLKQLLVNKRKEIIKKHLETYTEKLRKKTETLIGQLEQIMMKVSEKAMSIEHMLAIREFAETVPDTLVELSESLRQILVEYDILDFFWHNLSNDDFALKWEAIGWPHKIIRCLDDLHDIQELETEEFRKQQINDQISFSDRLESINEEIMKYSRYCDPNKATENATELKKTWKVMQELEKLGETLQQRQVLFGLSSMSLDVMQGIMRNLERYKSFWFACADFLKYEEIAYGNNLVNVDVVELRSTITGIIDSLIEAKENFREHPEVLEVCDYYLDLIEKFQPSLEILEYVRAPHFTIIHWQELIKRAELDMKYSSSINFRYCINKGILDHVELIKEIWEASKHEAELEAQEAAEEELRKQEEAEAMIEKKKNRKGRTDI